One genomic region from Pseudoduganella dura encodes:
- the cyoB gene encoding cytochrome o ubiquinol oxidase subunit I: MQAYPTESNVIFGRLSLEAIPLHEPILLVTFAAVVLGGGALLGAMTYFRVWGNLWRNWFTSIDHKRIGIMYMILGLIMLLRGFADALMMRAQQAIAFGDNAGFLPPHHYDQVFTAHGVIMIFFVAMPLVTGFMNYVVPLQIGARDVAFPFLNNFSFWMTAMGAALVMASLFVGEFARTGWLAYPPLSGILASPDVGVDYYIWSLQIAGVGTLLSGVNLIVTIVKMRAPGMDLMKMPVFTWTALCTNILIVAAFPVLTAVLAMLGMDRLLGTHFFTNEMGGNAMMYVNLIWIWGHPEVYILILPCFGIFSEVVSTFCSKRLFGYTSMVYATCVIMILSYLVWLHHFFTMGSGASVNAFFGITTMIISIPTGAKLFNWLFTMYRGRIRFELPMMWTIAFMVTFTIGGMTGVMLAIPPADFVLHNSLFLIAHFHNVIIGGVLFGLFAGINYWFPKAFGYKLDAFWGKVSFWLWVVGFYVAWMPVYALGFMGVTRRLNVIEDPAMQPYFVVAFLGVVMIAGGIGAMLMQFFVSFLRRKQLRDVTGDPWGGRTLEWATSSPPPDYNFAFTPVVHDNDSWADMKKNGYKRPLKDFVAIHMPANTGAGFIIAALSALVGFAIIWHMWLVCGLAFVAMLVAIIVHTFNYKRDYYISAEEVTRAEERHTALLGSHV, translated from the coding sequence ATGCAAGCGTATCCAACTGAATCCAATGTGATCTTTGGCAGGCTGAGCTTGGAGGCGATTCCGCTCCATGAGCCGATCCTGCTCGTCACCTTCGCCGCCGTCGTCCTGGGTGGCGGCGCCCTGCTGGGCGCGATGACGTACTTCCGCGTCTGGGGCAACCTGTGGCGGAACTGGTTCACCAGTATCGACCACAAGCGCATCGGGATCATGTACATGATCCTGGGCCTGATCATGCTGCTGCGCGGCTTCGCCGACGCGCTGATGATGCGGGCGCAGCAGGCCATCGCCTTCGGCGACAATGCCGGCTTCCTGCCGCCGCACCACTACGACCAGGTCTTCACCGCCCACGGCGTGATCATGATCTTCTTCGTGGCGATGCCGCTGGTGACGGGCTTCATGAACTACGTGGTGCCGCTGCAGATCGGCGCGCGCGACGTGGCGTTCCCGTTCCTGAACAACTTCTCGTTCTGGATGACCGCCATGGGCGCCGCCCTGGTGATGGCGTCGCTGTTCGTCGGCGAATTCGCCCGTACCGGCTGGCTGGCCTATCCGCCGCTGTCCGGCATCCTGGCCTCGCCCGACGTGGGGGTCGACTACTACATCTGGTCATTGCAGATCGCCGGGGTCGGCACATTGCTGTCCGGCGTGAACCTGATCGTCACGATCGTCAAGATGCGTGCCCCCGGCATGGACCTGATGAAGATGCCGGTGTTCACCTGGACCGCGCTGTGCACCAACATCCTGATCGTGGCCGCCTTCCCGGTGCTGACCGCCGTGCTGGCGATGCTGGGCATGGACCGCCTGCTGGGCACGCACTTCTTCACGAACGAAATGGGCGGCAACGCCATGATGTACGTGAACCTGATCTGGATCTGGGGCCACCCCGAGGTGTACATCCTGATCCTGCCATGCTTCGGCATCTTCTCCGAAGTGGTGTCCACGTTCTGCTCGAAGCGCCTGTTCGGCTACACCTCGATGGTGTATGCGACGTGCGTGATCATGATCCTGTCGTACCTGGTCTGGCTGCACCACTTCTTCACGATGGGCTCCGGCGCATCGGTGAACGCGTTCTTCGGCATCACCACGATGATCATCTCGATCCCGACCGGCGCCAAGCTGTTCAACTGGCTGTTCACGATGTACCGCGGCCGTATCCGCTTCGAACTGCCGATGATGTGGACCATCGCCTTCATGGTGACGTTCACGATCGGCGGCATGACCGGCGTGATGCTGGCGATCCCGCCGGCCGACTTCGTGCTGCACAACTCGCTGTTCCTGATCGCCCACTTCCACAACGTGATCATCGGCGGCGTGCTGTTCGGCCTGTTCGCGGGTATCAACTACTGGTTCCCGAAAGCGTTCGGCTACAAGCTCGACGCATTCTGGGGCAAGGTATCGTTCTGGCTGTGGGTGGTCGGTTTCTATGTCGCGTGGATGCCGGTGTACGCACTGGGCTTCATGGGCGTGACGCGCCGCCTGAACGTGATCGAGGATCCGGCCATGCAGCCGTACTTCGTGGTCGCGTTCCTCGGCGTGGTCATGATCGCCGGCGGTATCGGCGCGATGCTGATGCAGTTCTTCGTATCGTTCCTGCGCCGCAAGCAGCTGCGCGACGTGACGGGCGACCCGTGGGGCGGCCGTACGCTGGAATGGGCGACGTCGTCGCCGCCGCCGGACTACAACTTCGCGTTCACCCCGGTCGTGCATGACAACGATTCGTGGGCCGACATGAAGAAGAACGGCTACAAGCGTCCGCTGAAGGACTTCGTGGCGATCCACATGCCGGCCAACACGGGCGCGGGCTTCATCATCGCCGCGCTGTCGGCGCTGGTCGGCTTCGCGATCATCTGGCACATGTGGCTGGTGTGCGGCCTGGCGTTCGTCGCCATGCTGGTCGCGATCATCGTCCACACGTTCAACTACAAGCGCGATTACTACATTTCGGCCGAGGAAGTCACCCGTGCCGAAGAGCGCCATACCGCTTTGCTGGGAAGCCATGTCTGA
- the cyoC gene encoding cytochrome o ubiquinol oxidase subunit III: protein MSDTYVTSAGAASADPSSRYLVREHHPEHGTMLGFWIYLMSDCLIFACLFATYAVLGRNYAGGPSGAELFDLKLIALNTAFLLFSSITYGFAMLQAKVKNKSGTLLWLAVTGVFGLCFLGVEIYEFHHLIHLGAGPQRSGFLTAFFALVGTHGLHVTFGAIWLVTLMVQISKHGLIPENMRRLNCLSLFWHFLDVIWIGVFTFVYLMGVLP, encoded by the coding sequence ATGTCTGATACCTACGTAACCTCCGCCGGCGCGGCCAGCGCCGACCCGAGCTCGCGCTACCTGGTGCGCGAGCACCATCCGGAACACGGCACCATGCTGGGTTTCTGGATCTACCTGATGAGCGACTGCCTGATTTTCGCCTGCCTGTTCGCGACCTATGCCGTATTGGGTCGCAACTACGCCGGCGGACCGAGCGGCGCCGAACTGTTCGACCTGAAGCTGATCGCCCTGAACACGGCGTTCCTGCTGTTCTCGTCGATCACGTATGGCTTTGCGATGCTGCAGGCCAAGGTGAAGAACAAGTCCGGCACGCTGCTGTGGCTGGCGGTCACCGGCGTGTTCGGCCTGTGCTTCCTGGGCGTGGAAATCTATGAATTCCACCACCTGATCCACCTGGGCGCGGGCCCGCAGCGCAGCGGCTTCCTGACGGCGTTCTTCGCGCTGGTCGGTACCCACGGCCTGCACGTGACGTTCGGCGCAATCTGGCTGGTCACGCTGATGGTGCAGATCAGCAAGCACGGCCTGATCCCGGAAAACATGCGCCGCCTGAACTGCCTGTCGCTGTTCTGGCACTTCCTGGACGTGATCTGGATCGGCGTCTTCACCTTTGTCTACCTGATGGGAGTCCTGCCATGA